A window of Halomonas sp. GFAJ-1 contains these coding sequences:
- a CDS encoding stress response serine/threonine protein kinase YihE codes for MSHTFNALSPDLVMSAAESIGVWPAGEPFALNSYENRVLMFRDDEGGRWIVKFYRPGRWSNEAIQEEHDFLQELYQANVPVVAPWRDSQGRSLHEFQEFRFALFPQCAGQAPELDNPSHLFALGEALGSLHKVASKKAFQYRRELHFERDIVEAEAHVLASEWLNKHQRRAYQQVIQKILRQLGGGTVEAAPMIRTHGDCHLGNVLGRDGVFTLVDLDDCIMAPAIQDIWMLLPVSDPNSWRAQLSELVEGYEETLPFPHKQMSLIEPLRAYRLIRHTAWLVSRWDDPAFPRAFPWLAESGYWDQHIRQLEQQCLQLEKPIWLA; via the coding sequence ATGTCGCATACATTTAACGCACTATCGCCAGACCTCGTGATGTCAGCCGCCGAGTCCATAGGAGTTTGGCCTGCTGGCGAGCCGTTTGCGCTTAATAGCTACGAAAATCGTGTGTTAATGTTTCGCGATGATGAGGGTGGTCGCTGGATAGTTAAGTTCTATCGTCCTGGTCGTTGGAGTAACGAAGCGATTCAAGAAGAGCACGATTTCTTGCAGGAGCTATATCAGGCTAATGTGCCAGTTGTTGCTCCATGGAGAGACAGCCAAGGCCGCTCACTGCATGAGTTTCAAGAGTTTCGGTTTGCCTTGTTCCCTCAATGCGCAGGTCAAGCGCCTGAATTAGATAATCCTTCGCATCTTTTTGCTTTGGGTGAAGCGCTTGGCAGCCTTCATAAAGTGGCGAGTAAAAAAGCGTTTCAATACCGTCGTGAGTTGCATTTTGAGCGCGATATTGTTGAAGCGGAAGCGCACGTATTAGCAAGCGAGTGGCTTAATAAACACCAGCGGCGTGCCTACCAGCAGGTAATCCAAAAAATTCTTCGTCAGCTAGGTGGAGGGACTGTTGAGGCCGCGCCGATGATACGCACTCATGGCGATTGTCATTTAGGGAATGTGCTGGGTAGGGACGGGGTGTTTACGCTAGTTGATCTTGACGACTGCATTATGGCGCCGGCTATCCAAGATATTTGGATGTTGTTACCGGTGAGTGACCCCAATAGCTGGCGCGCGCAATTAAGCGAACTTGTTGAGGGTTACGAAGAGACGCTGCCGTTTCCGCATAAACAAATGTCGCTGATTGAACCGTTAAGAGCTTATCGTTTGATTCGCCATACTGCATGGTTGGTCTCCCGCTGGGACGACCCTGCATTTCCCCGCGCATTTCCCTGGTTGGCAGAAAGCGGTTATTGGGATCAACACATTCGACAGCTTGAACAGCAGTGTTTGCAGCTAGAGAAGCCTATTTGGCTGGCCTAG
- a CDS encoding bifunctional phosphoribosylaminoimidazolecarboxamide formyltransferase/IMP cyclohydrolase, whose product MADSTLKAGNNVTPVRRALLSVSDKTGIVEFARGLSQNGVELLSTGGTFRLLQENSIPVKEVSEHTGFPEIMDGRVKTLHPKIHGGILARRGQDDAVMAENDITPIDMVVVNLYPFAATVANPDCTLEDAIENIDIGGPTMVRACAKNHAFTTIVVNADDYARVLGELSHHNGQVSAETRFDLAVKAFEHTAGYDGAIADYLGRKVRSEDASFARTFNLQLHKKQDMRYGENPHQQAAFYVDPTASEPSVATAKTLQGKPLSFNNVADTDAAFECVKAFDETACVIVKHANPCGVAIGASTLEAYDKAFATDPTSAFGGIIAFNVALDAATARAIIDRQFVEVIIAPGVSNEAAAIVAEKQNVRLLDVSAHWPGEQQPAFDFKRVNGGLLVQERDQGMVTREELTVVSERAPSEQELRDLAFAWRVAKFVKSNAIVYAKAGQTVGVGAGQMSRVYSAKIAGIKAADEGLSVPGSVMASDAFFPFRDGIDAAAEAGITAVIQPGGSMRDQEVIDAANEAGIAMVFTGMRHFRH is encoded by the coding sequence ATGGCTGATAGCACTCTTAAAGCTGGTAACAATGTAACTCCCGTTCGCCGCGCACTCCTAAGCGTATCTGACAAAACCGGCATTGTTGAATTTGCCCGTGGCTTGAGCCAAAACGGTGTAGAGCTACTTTCTACGGGTGGCACGTTTCGCCTGCTGCAAGAAAACAGTATCCCGGTAAAAGAAGTGTCTGAGCACACCGGCTTTCCCGAAATTATGGATGGCCGGGTTAAGACGCTACACCCCAAAATTCACGGCGGCATTCTTGCTCGCCGCGGCCAAGACGACGCTGTGATGGCAGAGAACGATATTACGCCAATCGATATGGTCGTGGTTAACCTATACCCCTTTGCCGCCACCGTAGCCAACCCTGACTGCACGTTAGAAGACGCTATCGAAAACATCGATATTGGCGGACCCACAATGGTGCGCGCCTGCGCAAAAAACCATGCCTTCACGACGATTGTGGTGAACGCGGATGACTATGCACGCGTTCTAGGTGAACTTTCTCACCACAATGGCCAGGTAAGCGCTGAAACCCGCTTTGATCTTGCCGTTAAGGCGTTTGAACATACGGCAGGTTATGACGGTGCCATCGCCGACTATCTAGGCCGCAAAGTACGCAGCGAAGACGCTTCCTTCGCTCGCACTTTCAATCTGCAGTTACATAAAAAGCAGGATATGCGCTACGGGGAAAACCCCCACCAGCAAGCGGCATTTTACGTTGACCCGACCGCAAGCGAACCAAGCGTTGCCACTGCAAAAACACTGCAAGGCAAGCCGCTCTCTTTTAATAATGTGGCTGATACCGATGCCGCCTTTGAGTGCGTAAAAGCGTTTGATGAAACGGCCTGCGTTATCGTCAAACATGCCAACCCCTGTGGCGTAGCCATTGGTGCAAGCACCTTGGAAGCCTACGACAAGGCGTTTGCTACCGACCCCACCAGCGCGTTTGGCGGCATCATCGCCTTCAATGTGGCGCTAGACGCTGCGACCGCACGAGCCATTATCGACCGTCAGTTTGTAGAAGTGATTATTGCACCCGGCGTTAGCAATGAGGCAGCTGCCATTGTGGCGGAAAAACAGAATGTGCGCCTTTTGGATGTTAGCGCTCACTGGCCCGGTGAACAGCAGCCGGCATTTGATTTTAAACGCGTTAATGGCGGCCTGCTGGTGCAGGAACGCGATCAGGGCATGGTGACCCGTGAAGAGTTAACCGTCGTCAGCGAACGTGCGCCCTCTGAACAGGAGCTACGTGACCTAGCGTTTGCTTGGCGAGTGGCTAAATTCGTTAAATCCAACGCCATTGTGTATGCAAAAGCTGGACAAACTGTTGGCGTTGGCGCTGGCCAAATGAGCCGGGTTTACTCAGCTAAAATTGCCGGTATTAAAGCAGCCGATGAAGGGCTCTCGGTTCCTGGCTCAGTCATGGCTTCTGACGCATTCTTTCCCTTCCGCGACGGTATCGACGCCGCCGCTGAAGCAGGCATTACCGCCGTTATTCAGCCCGGTGGCTCAATGCGTGACCAGGAAGTGATTGATGCCGCTAACGAAGCGGGCATTGCGATGGTATTTACCGGTATGCGCCACTTCCGCCACTAA
- the gabD gene encoding succinate-semialdehyde dehydrogenase (NADP(+)) (catalyzes the formation of succinate from succinate semialdehyde; NADP dependent), with amino-acid sequence MEALKETQLYCPFAYIDGSWVAADSGEQINVINPATGEPVGDIPRLGKAETERAIDAADTALPAWRALTAQERADLLLKWHDLMLEHQHDLALLMTYEQGKPVKESEGEIAYAASFLRWFAEEARRVYGETIPAAKANQRIVVTKQPVGVVGAITPWNFPAAMITRKAGAALAAGCTIVVKPASQTPFSATALALLAERAGIPRGVFNVVPGNASEIAKALTQSPKVRKITFTGSTEVGRKLMAQAAEHVQKISLELGGNAPFIVFEDADLDAAVEGAMSAKFRNAGQTCVCTNRFLVQSSVINAFCEKLAVAMNSELRVGDGTKSGVNIGPLIDENAVKKVSEHVQDAVDKGAELLLGGHPHPLGGNFFTPTLISFATDTMKVAHEETFGPLAAVFPFDDEETAIEMANDTEYGLASYFYSRDLARVWRVAEALEYGMVGINTGLISNAAAPFGGVKASGLGREGGHQGLEEYLETKYLCIDLG; translated from the coding sequence ATGGAAGCGCTGAAAGAGACACAGCTGTATTGCCCTTTTGCCTATATCGACGGCAGCTGGGTGGCCGCAGACAGCGGTGAGCAGATCAACGTTATTAATCCGGCAACCGGCGAACCGGTTGGCGATATCCCGCGATTAGGCAAAGCTGAAACAGAACGCGCCATTGATGCGGCGGACACCGCATTGCCCGCCTGGCGAGCATTAACCGCTCAGGAGCGTGCTGACCTATTACTCAAGTGGCATGATTTAATGCTTGAGCACCAGCATGATTTGGCACTGCTAATGACCTATGAGCAGGGCAAACCTGTAAAAGAATCAGAAGGCGAGATTGCATACGCCGCGAGTTTTTTGCGCTGGTTTGCCGAAGAAGCGAGGCGTGTTTATGGTGAAACCATCCCTGCAGCTAAGGCTAATCAGCGGATCGTGGTCACCAAGCAGCCGGTAGGCGTAGTGGGTGCTATTACACCGTGGAACTTCCCGGCGGCGATGATAACGCGTAAGGCTGGAGCTGCTCTGGCCGCAGGTTGTACTATCGTGGTCAAGCCTGCCAGCCAAACACCATTTTCGGCTACCGCGCTGGCGCTGCTTGCTGAGCGAGCAGGTATACCACGTGGTGTTTTCAACGTTGTGCCGGGTAATGCGTCTGAAATAGCCAAAGCACTGACGCAGTCGCCTAAAGTGCGCAAAATTACCTTTACGGGTTCCACTGAGGTCGGGCGTAAGCTGATGGCTCAGGCAGCTGAGCATGTTCAAAAAATATCGCTAGAGCTGGGCGGTAACGCACCGTTTATTGTTTTTGAAGATGCTGATCTTGATGCTGCGGTTGAAGGTGCAATGTCGGCTAAGTTTCGCAACGCCGGCCAAACCTGTGTGTGTACGAACCGTTTTCTAGTTCAGTCCAGCGTGATTAACGCTTTCTGCGAAAAGCTTGCGGTGGCGATGAACAGTGAGCTTCGAGTAGGGGATGGCACTAAATCCGGTGTTAATATCGGTCCGTTGATTGACGAAAATGCGGTAAAAAAAGTCAGTGAACACGTACAGGATGCGGTTGATAAGGGCGCAGAGCTGTTGCTGGGCGGTCATCCACACCCGTTAGGTGGCAACTTTTTCACCCCCACACTGATAAGCTTTGCGACCGATACAATGAAAGTGGCTCATGAAGAAACCTTCGGTCCGCTAGCAGCCGTGTTTCCGTTTGATGACGAAGAGACCGCCATCGAAATGGCTAACGACACTGAGTATGGCTTAGCGTCCTACTTTTATTCGCGCGACCTAGCGCGGGTATGGCGCGTTGCTGAGGCGCTTGAGTATGGCATGGTGGGTATTAACACTGGGCTTATTTCCAATGCAGCAGCGCCGTTTGGTGGGGTAAAAGCCTCTGGCCTTGGCCGCGAAGGCGGGCACCAGGGCTTAGAAGAGTATTTGGAAACTAAATACCTCTGTATTGATCTAGGCTAA
- a CDS encoding GTP cyclohydrolase I FolE translates to MTDDIAQNYRQIITAIGENPEREGLRDTPKRAAKAMQFLTAGYRQSLEEIVNGAVFESQTDEMVLVKDIELYSMCEHHLLPFIGKCHIAYLPNGKVLGLSKFARIVDMFARRMQIQENLTREIAETVQQVTHARGVAVVIEARHLCMMMRGVEKQNSSMTSSVMLGGFRANQATRQEFLTLIS, encoded by the coding sequence ATGACTGACGACATCGCCCAAAACTACCGCCAGATTATTACTGCTATAGGAGAGAATCCAGAGCGTGAAGGGCTACGTGATACGCCCAAGCGGGCGGCAAAAGCCATGCAGTTTTTAACAGCAGGGTACCGGCAGTCGCTCGAAGAAATAGTGAATGGCGCAGTGTTTGAATCTCAGACCGATGAAATGGTACTGGTGAAAGATATCGAACTCTACTCGATGTGTGAGCATCACCTGCTGCCATTTATTGGTAAATGTCATATCGCTTACTTACCCAACGGCAAAGTGCTTGGGCTTTCTAAATTTGCTCGGATTGTTGATATGTTTGCAAGGCGTATGCAAATTCAGGAAAACCTTACCCGTGAAATTGCAGAAACCGTGCAGCAAGTTACTCATGCCAGAGGGGTTGCCGTGGTCATTGAGGCGCGCCACTTATGCATGATGATGCGAGGCGTTGAGAAGCAAAATTCAAGCATGACATCGTCGGTAATGCTGGGCGGCTTTCGTGCTAATCAGGCTACCCGCCAAGAGTTTTTAACGCTGATTAGTTGA